In one Actinopolymorpha sp. NPDC004070 genomic region, the following are encoded:
- a CDS encoding metalloregulator ArsR/SmtB family transcription factor, producing MVNPADPPAQTGSSEPTGLQVPSGPQLRAAAETFDLLSSPTRLHLVWLLARHEYDVGTLAESTGANVAAVSQHLAKLRLAGLVTAHREGRRQIYAVEDPHVLTLVDQIFEHIAPDGSLAPDPPTPRHPRRT from the coding sequence ATGGTCAATCCAGCCGATCCGCCCGCGCAGACCGGGTCCTCAGAGCCGACCGGGCTGCAGGTGCCGTCCGGACCGCAGCTACGAGCGGCGGCGGAGACGTTCGACCTGCTGTCCTCACCCACCCGGCTGCACCTGGTGTGGCTGCTTGCCCGGCACGAGTACGACGTCGGCACGCTCGCGGAGAGCACCGGCGCCAACGTCGCCGCGGTCAGCCAGCACCTGGCCAAGCTTCGGCTGGCCGGTCTGGTGACGGCGCACCGGGAGGGCCGGCGGCAGATCTACGCGGTGGAGGACCCACACGTCCTCACCCTGGTGGACCAGATCTTCGAGCACATCGCCCCGGACGGCTCGCTGGCGCCGGACCCGCCGACGCCACGCCATCCGCGCCGCACCTGA
- a CDS encoding TMEM165/GDT1 family protein, whose translation MDALTASFFLSFGVIFVAELGDKSQLMALTFATRYRALPVLVGITLATAVVHAVSVGVGYSLGETIPTAWISLVAALAFFGFAGWTLRGDSLSEDEEQKARRAKRSAVVAVSLAFFLAELGDKTMLATITLATQHGWLGTWLGSTVGMVVADAIAIVIGQQLGRRLPERAIRYGASALFAVFGVWLLVEVIIQLR comes from the coding sequence ATGGATGCCCTGACGGCCAGCTTCTTCCTGAGCTTCGGCGTCATCTTCGTGGCCGAGCTGGGCGACAAGTCCCAGCTGATGGCCCTGACCTTCGCCACCCGCTACCGCGCGCTCCCCGTACTCGTCGGGATCACCCTCGCGACCGCGGTGGTGCACGCGGTGTCGGTGGGCGTGGGCTACAGCCTCGGCGAAACCATCCCCACCGCATGGATCTCGCTGGTGGCCGCGCTGGCGTTCTTCGGCTTCGCCGGATGGACGCTGCGCGGCGACAGCCTCTCCGAGGACGAGGAGCAGAAGGCCCGCCGGGCGAAGCGGTCCGCGGTCGTCGCGGTCTCCCTCGCGTTCTTCCTCGCCGAGCTCGGCGACAAGACGATGCTCGCCACGATCACCCTGGCCACCCAGCACGGCTGGCTGGGCACCTGGCTCGGGTCGACCGTCGGAATGGTGGTCGCCGACGCCATCGCCATCGTGATCGGCCAGCAGCTCGGCCGGCGACTGCCCGAACGCGCGATCCGGTACGGCGCCTCGGCCCTGTTCGCCGTCTTCGGCGTCTGGCTGCTGGTCGAGGTGATCATCCAACTGCGCTGA
- a CDS encoding aldo/keto reductase → MSAVPNVTLNNGVEMPQLGFGVWQVPDEDATAAVRTAIEVGYRSIDTAAIYGNEEGTGKGIAESGVSREELFVTTKLWNGEQGYDTTLAAFEESLRRLKLDYVDLYLIHWPVPSQDKYVDTWKAFEKLYADGRIRSIGVSNFNPHHLQRLFDETTVVPALNQIEVHPYLIQEKVRAFNSEHGIATEAWSPLAQGGELLKDPKVGTLAEKYGKTPAQIVLRWHLQVGNVVIPKSVTPSRIAENFDLFDFELSAGDLGAITALNRDERTGGDPDTLGS, encoded by the coding sequence ATGTCCGCAGTACCCAACGTCACTTTGAACAACGGTGTGGAGATGCCGCAGCTCGGCTTCGGCGTCTGGCAGGTGCCCGACGAGGACGCCACCGCCGCCGTCCGCACCGCGATCGAGGTCGGTTACCGCAGCATCGACACGGCCGCGATCTACGGCAACGAGGAGGGCACCGGCAAGGGAATCGCCGAGTCCGGCGTCTCGCGCGAGGAGCTGTTCGTCACCACCAAGCTGTGGAACGGCGAGCAGGGCTACGACACCACCCTCGCCGCGTTCGAGGAGAGCCTGCGCCGGCTCAAGCTCGACTACGTGGACCTGTACCTCATCCACTGGCCGGTGCCGAGTCAGGACAAGTACGTCGACACCTGGAAGGCGTTCGAGAAGCTGTACGCCGACGGGCGGATCCGCTCCATCGGCGTGTCCAACTTCAACCCGCACCACCTGCAGCGGCTGTTCGACGAGACCACCGTCGTCCCGGCGCTGAACCAGATCGAGGTCCACCCCTACCTCATCCAGGAGAAGGTGCGGGCGTTCAACAGCGAGCACGGCATCGCCACCGAGGCGTGGAGCCCGCTGGCCCAGGGCGGCGAGCTGCTGAAGGACCCCAAGGTCGGCACGCTGGCCGAGAAGTACGGCAAGACCCCCGCCCAGATCGTGCTGCGGTGGCACCTCCAGGTCGGTAACGTCGTCATCCCGAAGTCGGTCACTCCGTCGCGCATCGCGGAGAACTTCGACCTGTTCGACTTCGAGCTGTCGGCCGGGGACCTGGGCGCCATCACCGCCCTGAACCGCGACGAGCGGACCGGCGGCGACCCGGACACGCTGGGTTCCTGA
- a CDS encoding GNAT family N-acetyltransferase, translated as MELRTVGFDHPDAQTLTEQVQQEYVVRYGGIDRSPIDPREFDPRGGLFLVCYLDGRPVGCAGWRTPPYSLLLPGDAEVKRMYVAPEARGRGLARRMLAALERDAAAAGRTRMVLETGVAQPEAIALYLSAGYTPIPSYGLHRDSPGNRCYARSLPVTEPVPEQVGEAQL; from the coding sequence GTGGAGCTGCGTACGGTCGGCTTCGACCATCCCGACGCCCAGACGCTGACCGAGCAGGTGCAGCAGGAGTACGTCGTCCGCTACGGCGGGATCGACCGCTCACCGATCGACCCGCGCGAGTTCGACCCGCGGGGAGGGTTGTTCCTGGTCTGCTACCTCGACGGCCGGCCGGTCGGCTGCGCGGGCTGGCGTACTCCGCCGTACTCCCTGCTGCTGCCCGGTGACGCCGAGGTGAAGCGGATGTACGTCGCACCCGAGGCGCGCGGCCGGGGCCTGGCCCGCCGGATGCTGGCCGCCCTGGAACGCGATGCCGCCGCCGCCGGGAGGACCCGGATGGTCCTGGAGACGGGAGTCGCCCAGCCGGAGGCGATCGCGCTCTACCTGTCCGCGGGTTACACGCCGATCCCGTCGTACGGTCTGCACCGCGACTCTCCCGGCAACCGGTGCTACGCCAGGTCGCTGCCGGTCACCGAACCGGTGCCGGAGCAGGTGGGCGAGGCTCAGTTGTAG
- a CDS encoding CAP domain-containing protein: protein MARDERDVLHHDDGRDHGHWDEEEDQPRHRGRRPLSRRLMVPALVATGVLALGGGAVSLAGYLQPDDPTPQAGGRERVVADAPRGADTSRRAAEAPAAKPTPTPSKPVKARPAATPERTVTPKSAARAEKPAAPEPRRGEAAGNPEPKAAEKAGQPRSEPDSPRPRRTTLRTREPAPPAHTAKPDTNSGSTTTSRESSYEDQVVRLTNEARARAGCAPLRVDDRLRSVAHAHSYDMAARGYFGHDTPDGRTPWDRIRAAGYAYPAAENIARGQQTPHDVTQAWLNSQGHRENMLNCRIKAIGVGVHIGSGGPWWTQDFGYN, encoded by the coding sequence GTGGCCCGCGACGAGCGAGACGTACTCCACCACGACGACGGACGCGACCACGGCCACTGGGACGAGGAGGAGGACCAGCCGCGCCACCGGGGCCGGCGGCCGCTCTCGCGCCGGCTGATGGTGCCGGCGCTGGTCGCCACCGGGGTGCTCGCTCTCGGCGGCGGTGCGGTCTCGCTGGCCGGCTACCTCCAGCCCGACGACCCGACTCCCCAGGCCGGCGGCCGGGAGCGCGTGGTCGCCGATGCGCCGCGGGGCGCCGACACGTCCCGGCGAGCCGCCGAGGCGCCGGCCGCGAAGCCGACCCCCACGCCGAGCAAGCCGGTGAAGGCGCGGCCCGCGGCCACGCCGGAGCGCACCGTCACTCCGAAGAGCGCCGCCCGGGCGGAGAAGCCGGCCGCTCCGGAGCCGCGCAGGGGCGAGGCCGCGGGCAACCCCGAGCCGAAGGCGGCCGAGAAGGCCGGGCAGCCCAGGTCCGAGCCCGACTCTCCGCGTCCCCGGCGTACCACCCTGCGCACGCGTGAGCCGGCCCCGCCCGCGCACACCGCCAAGCCGGACACCAACTCGGGGTCCACGACCACCAGCCGGGAGAGCTCCTACGAGGACCAGGTGGTCCGGCTGACCAACGAGGCCCGGGCGCGCGCCGGCTGCGCGCCGCTGCGGGTGGACGACCGGCTGCGGTCCGTCGCGCACGCGCACTCCTACGACATGGCCGCCCGCGGCTACTTCGGGCACGACACCCCGGACGGCAGGACCCCCTGGGATCGCATCCGGGCCGCCGGGTACGCCTACCCCGCCGCGGAGAACATCGCCCGCGGCCAGCAGACGCCGCATGACGTCACCCAGGCCTGGCTGAACAGCCAAGGCCACCGCGAGAACATGCTGAACTGCAGGATCAAGGCGATCGGTGTCGGTGTCCACATCGGATCCGGTGGCCCGTGGTGGACGCAGGACTTCGGCTACAACTGA
- the mfd gene encoding transcription-repair coupling factor, translating to MSLTGLVELVVADPALAAAVENARAGAGAPLDLTAPKALQPFAIAALAAAPDHGGAGRTVLAVTATGREAEDLTETLQSLLGDERAAAYYPAWETLPHERLSPRSDTVGRRLAVLRRLVHPTEETPAPKVVVAPVRSVLQPQVKGLADLEPVWLHVGDEIDLDDLVRRLAAAAYTRVDLVERRGEFAVRGGIVDVFPPTEEHPLRVEFFGDEVEEIRSFKVADQRSLDSSGQQRLYAPPCRELLLTDQVRERAATLAAAHPELAELFEKLANGHAVEGMESLAPVLVDDMELLVDLMPERTHVVVADPERVRSRAHDLVATSQEFLEASWAAAAGGGEAPIDLGPAAYRSLADVRRHALDTDLAWWSVSPFALEPEDAPPTAPLRTETGEIVALDVDVDTGAVESHAITARAVDTYQGDTERALADVRDWIARGWRIVFVTEGHGPANRMVEVLRGNDVPARLDERLDHTPEPSVVHVTCGRIDHGFVASTAQAVVLTEADLAGRSGASTKDMRRMPARRRRTIDPLELTPGDYVVHEQHGVGRYVEMSQRTVGTGQHRTTREYLVVEYAPSKRGQPGDRLFVPTDQLDQVTRYVGGEQPSLDRMGGSDWAKRKGRARKAVKQIAGELIKLYAARQATQGHAFGPDTPWQRELEDAFPYVETPDQLATIEDVKLDMEKTVPMDRLICGDVGYGKTEIAVRAAFKAVQDGKQVGVLVPTTLLVQQHYSTFAERFAPFPVTVRALSRFQTDKEAEEVLRGLSTGEIDVVIGTHRLLGQEVSFKDVGLIVVDEEQRFGVEHKEKLKALRASVDVLTMSATPIPRTLEMAITGIREMSTIMTPPEERHPVLTFVGAYDERQVVAAIRRELLREGQVFFVHNRVNTIEKAAARIRQLVPEARVSVGHGQMGEHQLEEVISDFWEKRADVLVCTTIVEAGLDISNANTLIVERADLFGLSQLHQLRGRVGRGRERAYAYFLYPAERPLTETAHDRLATLAQNTELGAGMAVAMKDLEIRGAGNMLGGEQSGHIADVGFDLYVRLVGEAVAEYRGDSPEEENDVKVELPIDAHLPHDYVDSQRLRLEMYQRLAAVRDEAEVDQVGEELADRYGTLPEPVVNLLEVARFRLHAKRAGLTDVTLQGNQIRFAPVDLRESQELRLMRLYPRTIVKRPARTILVPRPATAPIGGLPLRDVELLKWAHDLVEAVLLDAPVGASSTG from the coding sequence ATGAGCCTCACCGGACTCGTCGAGCTCGTCGTCGCCGATCCCGCGCTCGCCGCCGCAGTGGAGAACGCCCGGGCGGGCGCCGGCGCACCGCTGGATCTGACCGCACCCAAGGCGCTGCAGCCGTTCGCGATCGCCGCCCTGGCCGCCGCACCCGACCACGGCGGTGCCGGCCGTACCGTTCTCGCCGTCACCGCCACCGGCCGGGAGGCCGAGGACCTCACCGAGACGTTGCAGAGCCTGCTCGGCGACGAGCGGGCCGCCGCCTACTACCCCGCGTGGGAGACGCTGCCGCACGAGCGGCTGTCCCCGCGGTCCGACACCGTGGGCCGCCGGCTGGCCGTGCTGCGCCGACTGGTGCACCCGACGGAGGAGACGCCGGCGCCGAAGGTCGTGGTGGCGCCCGTACGCAGCGTGCTCCAGCCGCAGGTGAAGGGTCTCGCCGACCTGGAGCCGGTGTGGCTGCACGTCGGTGACGAGATCGACCTCGACGACCTGGTGCGCCGGCTGGCCGCCGCCGCCTACACCCGGGTCGACCTGGTGGAGCGGCGTGGAGAGTTCGCGGTGCGCGGTGGCATCGTGGACGTCTTCCCGCCGACCGAGGAGCACCCGCTGCGGGTGGAGTTCTTCGGCGACGAGGTGGAGGAGATCCGTTCGTTCAAGGTCGCCGACCAGCGGTCGCTGGACAGTTCGGGGCAGCAGCGCCTGTACGCACCGCCGTGCCGCGAGCTGCTCCTCACCGACCAGGTGCGCGAACGGGCTGCCACGCTCGCCGCGGCCCACCCGGAGCTGGCCGAGCTGTTCGAGAAACTCGCGAACGGCCACGCGGTGGAGGGGATGGAGTCGCTGGCCCCGGTCCTGGTCGACGACATGGAGCTGCTGGTCGACCTGATGCCCGAGCGCACCCACGTCGTGGTGGCCGACCCCGAGCGGGTCCGCAGCCGGGCGCACGACCTGGTGGCGACCAGCCAGGAGTTCCTGGAGGCCAGCTGGGCGGCCGCCGCCGGGGGCGGTGAGGCGCCGATCGACCTCGGCCCGGCGGCCTACCGCTCCCTGGCAGACGTACGCCGGCACGCTTTGGACACCGACCTGGCCTGGTGGAGCGTGTCGCCGTTCGCCCTGGAGCCCGAGGACGCCCCGCCGACCGCGCCCCTGCGCACCGAGACCGGTGAGATCGTCGCGCTGGACGTCGACGTCGACACCGGCGCAGTGGAGTCGCACGCGATCACCGCGCGGGCGGTCGACACCTACCAGGGCGACACCGAACGCGCGCTCGCGGACGTGCGCGACTGGATCGCGCGGGGCTGGCGGATCGTGTTCGTCACCGAGGGCCACGGGCCGGCCAACCGGATGGTGGAGGTGCTGCGCGGCAACGACGTGCCCGCCCGCCTGGACGAACGCCTCGACCACACGCCGGAGCCGTCGGTCGTCCACGTCACCTGCGGCCGGATCGACCACGGGTTCGTGGCGTCCACCGCGCAGGCCGTCGTCCTCACCGAGGCCGACCTGGCCGGGCGGTCCGGCGCGTCCACCAAGGACATGCGGCGGATGCCCGCGAGGCGCCGGCGCACCATCGACCCGCTGGAGCTCACCCCGGGCGACTACGTCGTGCACGAGCAGCACGGCGTGGGCCGCTACGTCGAGATGTCGCAGCGCACGGTCGGCACCGGCCAGCACCGCACCACGCGGGAGTACCTCGTCGTCGAGTACGCCCCCTCCAAGCGGGGCCAGCCCGGCGACCGGCTGTTCGTCCCGACCGACCAGCTCGACCAGGTGACCCGCTACGTGGGTGGCGAGCAGCCGAGCCTGGACCGGATGGGTGGCTCGGACTGGGCCAAGCGCAAGGGCCGGGCCCGCAAGGCCGTGAAGCAGATCGCCGGCGAGCTCATCAAGCTGTACGCCGCGCGCCAGGCCACCCAGGGCCACGCCTTCGGCCCCGACACTCCCTGGCAGCGCGAGCTCGAGGACGCCTTCCCCTACGTCGAGACGCCGGACCAGCTGGCCACCATCGAAGACGTCAAGCTGGACATGGAGAAGACCGTCCCGATGGACCGGCTGATCTGCGGCGACGTCGGCTACGGCAAGACCGAGATCGCGGTGCGGGCGGCGTTCAAGGCGGTGCAGGACGGCAAGCAGGTCGGCGTCCTCGTACCCACCACGCTGCTCGTCCAGCAGCACTACTCCACCTTCGCCGAGCGGTTCGCGCCGTTCCCGGTGACGGTGCGGGCCCTGTCGCGTTTCCAGACCGACAAGGAGGCCGAGGAGGTCCTGCGCGGCCTGTCCACCGGGGAGATCGACGTGGTGATCGGCACCCACCGGCTGCTCGGCCAGGAAGTGTCGTTCAAGGACGTCGGCCTGATCGTGGTCGACGAGGAGCAGCGCTTCGGCGTCGAGCACAAGGAGAAGCTGAAGGCTCTTCGGGCCAGCGTCGACGTGCTCACCATGTCGGCCACGCCGATCCCGCGCACGCTGGAGATGGCGATCACCGGCATCCGGGAGATGTCCACGATCATGACGCCACCGGAGGAGCGGCACCCGGTCCTGACCTTCGTGGGGGCGTACGACGAACGCCAGGTGGTGGCCGCCATCCGCCGCGAGCTGCTGCGTGAGGGCCAGGTGTTCTTCGTGCACAACCGGGTGAACACGATCGAGAAGGCGGCGGCCCGGATCCGGCAGCTCGTGCCCGAGGCACGGGTCAGCGTCGGCCACGGCCAGATGGGCGAGCACCAGCTGGAGGAGGTCATCTCCGACTTCTGGGAGAAGCGCGCCGACGTGCTGGTGTGCACCACGATCGTCGAGGCGGGCCTGGACATCTCCAACGCCAACACGCTGATCGTCGAGCGCGCCGACCTGTTCGGGCTGTCCCAGCTGCACCAGCTGCGCGGTCGGGTGGGTCGTGGCCGGGAGCGGGCGTACGCCTACTTCCTCTATCCGGCCGAGCGTCCGCTCACCGAGACCGCCCACGACCGGTTGGCCACCCTCGCCCAGAACACCGAGCTCGGCGCCGGCATGGCGGTGGCCATGAAGGACCTGGAGATCCGGGGCGCGGGCAACATGCTGGGCGGTGAGCAGTCCGGGCACATCGCCGACGTCGGGTTCGACCTCTACGTCCGGCTGGTGGGCGAGGCGGTCGCCGAGTACCGCGGCGACAGCCCCGAGGAGGAGAACGACGTCAAGGTCGAACTGCCGATCGACGCCCACCTGCCACACGACTACGTCGACAGCCAGCGGCTGCGGCTGGAGATGTACCAACGCCTGGCCGCGGTCCGCGACGAGGCCGAGGTCGACCAGGTGGGGGAGGAGCTCGCCGACCGGTACGGCACCCTGCCCGAGCCGGTGGTCAACCTCCTGGAGGTGGCCAGGTTCAGGCTGCACGCCAAGCGGGCCGGGCTGACCGACGTGACGCTGCAGGGGAACCAGATCCGGTTCGCGCCGGTCGACCTGCGGGAGAGCCAGGAGCTGCGGCTGATGCGGCTGTATCCCCGCACGATCGTGAAGCGGCCGGCGCGCACCATCCTGGTTCCCCGTCCGGCCACGGCCCCGATCGGCGGGCTGCCGCTGCGCGACGTCGAGCTGCTGAAGTGGGCACACGACCTGGTCGAGGCGGTCCTGCTGGACGCCCCGGTGGGCGCGTCCTCGACCGGCTGA
- a CDS encoding MFS transporter — translation MAYSSGLLGRISSHSVPSPHLVTGVVMSSAPPRPPAGLPGQRRLLALIGATQLLAVLDGTAVTIALPRIQRDLALSSAGLAWVLSAYALAFGSLLLPFGRAGDLLGRRRVLVSGAVACTAASLAGALAPSGGWLIAARVAQGAGAAVATPAALALVTIGFAAGPARTRAFTVLVLVSGMGGVLGMVLGGALTAYGWRWTLLLTVPLGVITVALVPARLPTEAAAPPRGPARRSTPPSALVAPLVSTATSVGGLVALLLALSRLTTDGWTDPGAYALLGPAGVLLAVFARVDPRSTRSLLPYAPLRDRDRLTVCGMMFATGAALLATTYVLTLFVQDLLGYGPLLAGIAFLPFSLGLLAGAPLAAHLAGRLPARLLGGLGGLGCAAGMAWLALAGTGTHYLTGLLGPMTLIAVCRELAFVPLTLAAMDGVQPGDAGGMSAVLNTMLQVGGALGVAVLSALPTGPAFAAAAVTTAAAAGLVLLPRRGRAFGGRQPAGPPGSPSSPGSADYADYADTGGRRHTGG, via the coding sequence GTGGCGTACTCCTCTGGCCTGCTCGGCCGCATCTCCTCCCACTCCGTCCCGTCGCCCCACCTCGTGACCGGAGTCGTCATGTCGTCCGCACCACCACGACCACCGGCCGGCCTGCCCGGTCAGCGCCGGCTGCTTGCCCTGATCGGCGCCACCCAGCTGCTTGCCGTCCTGGACGGCACCGCCGTCACCATCGCGCTGCCCCGGATCCAGCGCGACCTCGCACTGTCCTCCGCGGGCCTGGCCTGGGTGCTGAGTGCGTACGCCCTCGCGTTCGGAAGTCTGCTGCTGCCGTTCGGTCGCGCCGGCGACCTGCTCGGCCGCAGACGGGTGCTGGTCAGCGGAGCGGTGGCGTGCACGGCCGCGTCGCTGGCGGGCGCGCTGGCACCGAGCGGCGGATGGCTGATCGCCGCCCGCGTCGCTCAGGGCGCCGGCGCCGCCGTCGCCACACCGGCCGCCCTCGCGCTGGTCACCATCGGGTTCGCGGCCGGACCGGCACGCACCCGGGCGTTCACCGTGCTGGTGCTGGTGTCCGGAATGGGTGGCGTGCTGGGCATGGTGCTGGGCGGAGCGCTGACGGCGTACGGCTGGCGCTGGACCCTCCTGCTCACCGTGCCGCTCGGCGTGATCACCGTCGCGCTCGTTCCCGCGCGACTGCCCACCGAGGCCGCCGCGCCCCCTCGCGGTCCGGCGCGGAGATCGACGCCGCCTTCCGCGCTGGTCGCCCCGCTCGTGTCGACGGCCACCTCGGTCGGCGGGCTGGTCGCACTGCTGCTCGCGCTGTCCCGGCTCACCACCGACGGCTGGACCGACCCGGGCGCCTACGCCCTCCTCGGGCCGGCCGGCGTCCTGCTGGCGGTGTTCGCCCGGGTCGACCCGCGGTCCACAAGATCGCTGCTGCCGTACGCCCCGTTGCGCGACCGCGATCGGCTGACGGTCTGCGGCATGATGTTCGCGACCGGCGCAGCCCTGCTGGCCACGACGTACGTGCTCACGCTGTTCGTGCAGGACCTGCTGGGGTACGGACCGCTGCTAGCCGGGATCGCGTTCCTGCCGTTCAGTCTGGGACTGCTGGCGGGGGCACCACTGGCCGCGCACCTGGCCGGGAGGCTGCCCGCACGGCTGCTGGGCGGGCTCGGCGGGCTGGGCTGCGCGGCCGGCATGGCCTGGCTCGCACTGGCCGGCACGGGTACGCACTACCTCACCGGGCTGCTCGGCCCGATGACGCTGATCGCCGTGTGCCGTGAGCTCGCGTTCGTACCCCTCACCCTCGCTGCCATGGACGGGGTGCAGCCCGGCGACGCCGGCGGGATGTCGGCCGTGCTCAACACCATGCTGCAGGTGGGCGGCGCGCTCGGGGTCGCCGTGCTGAGCGCACTGCCGACCGGGCCGGCGTTCGCAGCGGCGGCCGTCACCACCGCCGCGGCCGCCGGGCTGGTGCTGCTCCCACGGCGCGGGCGGGCCTTCGGCGGACGTCAGCCCGCGGGTCCGCCAGGATCGCCGAGCTCGCCGGGTTCCGCCGACTACGCCGACTACGCCGATACGGGCGGACGCCGCCACACCGGCGGCTGA
- a CDS encoding sulfotransferase yields MQGTDTARNPLRSSAPQWAKESGRKVSVTLGRLTASRRLLPSFLVIGGQRCGTTALHRALIAHPVVAGPVLHKGINYFDLGYHHGPAWYRGHFQLRATARRRAAAAQLPLAGGASATPEPQAMESSGYYLYHPLALPRIRHDLPDVRLIVMLRDPVERAYSAYKHAVARGFETEPTFEGALELEESRLAGEEERLRTDPRYVSHSHRHHAYLTRGRYAEQLRRLYDGFDPGQVLVVASEDFSTRPEPVFAGILDFLGLPAWRPASFERYNARPGRPLPESLRRRLDDHFAPYDEELGQLLGQPPVWRRPPVSA; encoded by the coding sequence ATGCAGGGAACCGACACGGCCAGGAACCCGCTGCGCTCGTCCGCACCGCAGTGGGCGAAGGAGTCGGGCCGGAAGGTGAGCGTCACCCTCGGGCGGCTCACCGCGAGCCGGCGGTTGCTGCCCTCGTTCCTGGTGATCGGCGGCCAGCGGTGCGGCACCACGGCGCTGCACCGCGCGCTGATCGCCCATCCCGTGGTCGCCGGACCGGTCCTGCACAAGGGGATCAACTACTTCGACCTCGGCTACCACCACGGTCCGGCGTGGTACCGCGGCCACTTCCAGCTGCGGGCCACCGCCAGGCGGCGCGCGGCCGCCGCGCAACTCCCGCTTGCGGGCGGTGCGTCCGCGACCCCCGAGCCGCAGGCGATGGAGTCCAGCGGCTACTACCTCTACCACCCGCTGGCGCTGCCGAGGATCAGACACGACCTTCCGGACGTCCGCCTGATCGTCATGTTGCGGGATCCGGTCGAGCGCGCGTACTCCGCCTACAAGCACGCGGTGGCGCGCGGTTTCGAGACCGAGCCGACGTTCGAGGGAGCGCTGGAGCTGGAGGAGAGCCGGCTCGCCGGTGAGGAGGAGCGGCTGCGTACCGACCCGCGCTACGTGAGCCACTCACACCGCCACCACGCCTACCTGACGCGTGGACGCTACGCCGAACAGCTGCGGCGGCTGTACGACGGGTTCGACCCCGGGCAGGTGCTCGTGGTCGCGAGCGAGGACTTCTCCACCCGGCCCGAACCCGTCTTCGCGGGCATCCTCGACTTCCTCGGCCTGCCCGCCTGGCGGCCGGCGTCGTTCGAGCGGTACAACGCCCGGCCGGGCAGGCCGCTGCCCGAGTCGCTCCGCCGCCGCTTGGACGACCACTTCGCGCCGTACGACGAGGAGCTCGGTCAGCTGCTCGGTCAGCCGCCGGTGTGGCGGCGTCCGCCCGTATCGGCGTAG